The Nicotiana tomentosiformis chromosome 9, ASM39032v3, whole genome shotgun sequence genome contains the following window.
aagaacaagaacccttacccaaatctcaccggttagcagactaataagataataatttaataactaaaataggtaccctagtatacctttaaatattaggtggcgactctcttttatcatgaATAGGAAAatcactagttgaatcttgttttgactcgctcaaaatagggtgcaacagtgTCAATATTTAATAATGTTAATATACCGCAAAACTCCCCTTGGAGTAAATAAAATTTCCATGGCCGAGAGCCTCTGACGAGCGTAAAACACAACACGAACATTATGCTCGATAGTAAAAGATAGTATATATAtgattatcgtctccacagggattggatttaaacaatgttcaagtaatttctaGCTTAAAGTTATTCTGTATGACTAACACATTGGTTGGggtgattaataactaaaattaattatgaaactaaaacaattaacaattgatcacaGAAAGACAAGCGTTGAACAACACTgaaatatcaatgggagaaataacagtcgtgacaggataggtgcaagatagaaTTTGGGATCCAACTCTCGTTCAATTAACtataatgttctaatgattctcatgaattcactcgatgattagtttaAATGAGTAGTCAAGACTcgtctctcgattaaatcttaactctacgaggtgaactaatataagcatTGTAAAAGtatgcaagcatgcgttaatGGCTAGTCCTCAGGAAAACGTCTgccgaatattctcctaacttgattcaATTAATAATTCaataagctctttcgattacttaagagaatcacTGAATTAAACTAAACAAAATAATGCAAGATAATCACCACAATGTTCCTCTTTTGATTAAATAAATTGGTGAATAAAGTTGCAAataattcaaagctccataaatAATTCAAAGATCCATAAACAAATTCAAGCAAAGAATTAGAGTTAAGATCCACAAATATCAATTAAAATATCATATCCGTCAAATCCTTAGGGAAACTACTCCATATTCATGGAGAaaatcatcacaaataaagttgaataataaaaaaacatgaattcaatccaaactcgggtgttGAGTTGAGGAAAGAATGGTGAATTCTTGTGCTTTGAGTCTCCAATGCTCTTCCAATCTTCCGTAGGTCAAAAGTACTCTAAAAATTGtgtttttgatatatttataccATGTTGGAATGGGCCCAGACGAAACTATCCTTTCCAAGACAAAACAGAAAAATACTCCGAGAAATTTGTACAGGCGCGCCGTGCCTATCTCCGCACCATGCAGTTTCTGACAGGAAGCAGCAATTTACACAGCTGCACCGTCCCATGAAGCGCGGTAGTGTTCGTTTTCCAGAGTAAttcattttctttactttttgaCATCCATACTTGACTCTCGACCCCCAAACGCAATCCTAgattaattccttgggcttttactgagACTTCAAAGCTCAAAATTGTTCGATTTAGCTCCAAATTACCTTTTTATCTCGAAATCACTTCttgcaaggcataaaatacataataagtacaattcactatcatttaagatcaaacacaagtaaaatacaataattagagtgcaaactatgactaaaacacgggtttctagcctaccatcaacaccccatacttaaaccattgcttgtcctcgagcaatcaaattgCACTTCACATAGAGACGAACTTATTATCAGACAACTTCCCTAACTCATCATGCCAAGAATTTTAAAGCAGACTAAGCACCCTATCATAACATCCCAGCCTCAAGACTCGACTCACAGATGCCACGTATTTCAAAAAcctactcacttactctaactcAGAGGCCAAAGACATTACATTTCCTTCGCAAATCACGTGCCCTCACACCAaagatagagagtagttccacacacaataaaattcaagaacaaataggaactcaagatagaaagaattcactcactctcagaatctAAATTCATATGCCACAGAAGACGCACCATATGCTTTCccatagtgtaatactctactaattcaagatcattcagtcaaagatcaagtaggactttaattggttgtaatgtaggctgcgggacgggtaggatacatttggaaaTAATGACTACACCTCCCTCAGCACTTTgatacatatacattaacaattCAAACTCCACACTTATGTTGAACCAAACCCCATCCTTCACACATAATAGCATCAAGATCCCAatatctttaagcacaaataaggTGAGAACTGCCACTAGCAAGGAatcattttttctcttttctaagttctgatttttttttcaagaaaactcatatttttttcttatttcaattccctacaagtggCTCTCACAATTTTTCAAACAATTCACCTTTCTCCTTTTTCAATAGTTTCAGTCAAAAACTCGACCATACCTCAACTTAGCTTTTAACGagctcataacaaattcaagtgatcaagagaggtaaaaggtttaaacagatagtcaattcaaacaaaataAATTAGGCTTgcagtgtggttgccaaagaactaggattataggctcaaaggggctaactAAGATATACAACAATCAGACGGGTTACAgacatataattggctcaacaaagaaattcccatatcacttcctagactgaacaagacttctatttcgcttttcaaacacacagggaaagttctagacattaactgacatgcacagaatatcaacGAACACCTCACACATgcacattggcacataactcactcaggatcggatctatcctgactctctagtcaaagcagttaagtgaCATCAAAATTAAACAATTTAAAGCACTTATAGATAAGTCAAGAATTGAGCCTAGGCAtcacaactaaggcactcacTTCTCTCAAGGCACAAAAAGGTCAAGAAAAAGCATCTTCAGTTAATACCATAGCATCAGACTTCTCTattcctaacaaaagaaaaactaaCAACACCCAGTTCAAGTAAAAACCCCTGGAAAAGAATCGCGGCActaagaaaaaccaagggggaattgttaCACTACTTAAGAAAATAAAACTTTTTTGTCTTCGACTTTGATCCCTCGAGAAGACAGTCAACGAactccatcgtcgggaaaagtcaaatattttgttttcaaataaaaaataatacacacacatgtacatatttacatccctcaccccacactttacattgtggcatgtccccatgacacacaaataaaaagcaagagaaAAAGGAAACTCCCTTGATTCATCTAGGGTCTGAATCAAAGTCGGGATCTCCTTTGCACGCCCGACCCAGTGCACATATTCATGCTGAAagttttttctcttccttctttggGTACACCCCACATTTATCATGCTTTCTCTCTCCAGCTCGTTCTTTTAGGGGCCCCACTACTTCTTCCATCTTGAAGACCACCCTTTCTtcccccactctaagcatgagctgACTTTCCTGAATGTCCAGAATCGTTCTGTCAGTAGCCAAGAAGGGTCTCCCTAGAATCATAGGGATCCCCCCATTCTCTTCCATGTTTACCACGATGAAATCCACAGGAAACACAAATTTATCCACCTTAACTAGCACATCCTCCATTATTCTTTCAGGTATGATTATAGTCTGATCCGCCAGCTGCAACGGCACATGTATCGATCTGATTTTCCCAATCTCTCCATCCAATTTCCtaaaaatagacaaaggcataagATTGATAGAATCACCCGAATCACACAAAGATTTTTCAAACTTAGTACTTCCTAAATAGCAagatatagtaaaactccctggatctccacacttttgaggGAGCGTATTTTGCAGAATGTCACTACAGTGCTTAGTGAGCTTGACTATCTCTTCCACTTTCTGCCTATTGAAAAATATCTCCTTTAAGAACTTAGCATAAGCTGGCATCTGAGAGAGCACCTCTGTGAATGGTAGATTAACATGCACATTCTTGAGCACATCTAGGAAACGCCCAAATTCTTTGTCCAGCTTCTCTCTTCTCTGCTTCTGAGggaaaggtagagcaggcatgtATTTTCTTTCCTCAGTCTCCTCATTCATtgacttcccatctttcttcttctgaGCTCTAGTCTTCCCCTTCTTCTTCAGACCATCCTCTTCCATCACATCACCTTCTTGAATGTTGCTACTTTTCTACTCATCCACAACCTCTACATGTCTTTCAATCAACTCATCCTTTTGTTTTGCCCTGGGATCCTCCAATATGTGCCCACTCCTCAAAGACACTGCATTTATTATCTCTTTTAGATTTCTTTCAGTATCAACATTGAGAGTTCTCAAAACCCTCTCAGACAATAGATTAGCAAGTTTCCCCACCTGTCTTTCCAAGCTTCGAATGGCCGTGACCTGTTCTCGGATAGCTGTGCTatgagtttcaagcctctcatatgttttaataataaaggccttcattagatcttccaTGCTAGACTTACTAGACTGTGGAGGTTGGTATTTCTACCTCTGCTAATTTTGAAaacctggagctccttgtccctgggatctggagttattttgttgccatgcattcgcACTACCACCTGGTGAGCTCCAAGAAAACCTGGGTGCCTCTGCCCTATGGAATTAAAATTATTGCCACTTTGGTAGTTGCCTTTGTAAAAAGCTGCCCACAACATTTACCATTTCATCTGTAGTCGAGGCCTGACACTCATGCGTTGGATGACCCATTCCACAAAAATCACAAACCAAGGATGATTGGCTCTGGACTTTAGCTAAGGTTAACCTTCTTATCTCTCTGGCCATGGTGTCTATGTGGGATTGCACTGATGTGTTAGAATCCACTTGATGTACCCCAACCTTTTTCCTTCTCTCATTATCATTTGTATTccattgatttgcatcttcagataattcATTTAGAGTTG
Protein-coding sequences here:
- the LOC104087980 gene encoding uncharacterized protein, which produces MEEDGLKKKGKTRAQKKKDGKSMNEETEERKYMPALPFPQKQRREKLDKEFGRFLDVLKNVHVNLPFTEVLSQMPAYAKFLKEIFFNRQKVEEIVKLTKHCSDILQNTLPQKCGDPGSFTISCYLGSTKFEKSLCDSGDSINLMPLSIFRKLDGEIGKIRSIHVPLQLADQTIIIPERIMEDVLVKVDKFVFPVDFIVVNMEENGGIPMILGRPFLATDRTILDIQESQLMLRVGEERVVFKMEEVVGPLKERAGERKHDKCGVYPKKEEKKLSA